From a region of the Panicum virgatum strain AP13 chromosome 2K, P.virgatum_v5, whole genome shotgun sequence genome:
- the LOC120685852 gene encoding mucin-17-like isoform X4, translated as MVGLGTGAPIVQVYHEKSIILPDVSRVLACLYEKDIKFETHTASYKSLLRLQASSHAPVPFYDGPTFLEESRGICRYIAEKYEHQGYPFLLGKDALERASVEQWLHNEEHAFNPPSRALYCYLAFPLDEEDGDDIDMHTRKLEEVLEVYEQRLSDSRFLAGNKFTLADLVHLPNSHYITASDKFVYLYDSRKNVSRWWDEISNRKSWQQVLRHMKRVEEQNRQEELKQQQQKEHPRTSGHPIRIDSIKLIGTEPRTILVPPADTVSSSSIAPPHPTDTFPGEALVSSSQTTPTDKTSAVLSKETTIFNAPDEKPPTSVQNARTTSIKHPIPVQRIKDDAFPTAAKKPPVAGTAKSSTKDASIPEPTAKDLHTRHKPSSSKDGSNNLDVFDYYPSYTDEETPYIEPTQRNSDLLDAFSGSNIAAGHTKTSSISAKEPDQPSVSDFYKSHSRATGIDSQNKESIPYSGRTAPDLEPADTSGSKLHTTGVHRRLQPEQWHTATAKLNDLQQDADQLMSTQQGKPSKDVKQYPSQDSEQAISHPIPEEPMSMELVQRRENTTQRPYTDQRSRGIVEDKASCDQRNALLLPSAQEHAATPSWQEAAKDARGRIPWQAGYPGGQDTNKQPRDPASVPRQRAAQDARGTFGESKAADSTIPSENFPDASGSSLPRQDLDAAHHTTAPFQKRYPGTEDTSKQAKDKISTPWPMTDKDAEDTTEETQISDSSLSQVRPSYFQKADAPPWKQETTEDRHSGTSSIQEKHANVKDSTGISRDVAFKPNQTIGQDDQDTFNETKSGGPSLLRDQQTDTWQAASTLSEKEVNQDGRSVAPPWQTGYPSSTPPSKTRYQIAKDVSKQPTGTAPTPKKKAAQDDKGTSEESNTADEIASTDQPLSAWRAPISPRRQEVENSSRMNTPFQKRYPGDQDSMQVAHNASASWQIAPDGRKDIFEETKPADSRTSAKPVYTQQAPPPLPRQTEAEDGQGKGRQSRVTIPEPQEMVARNAQVTHGERKTTTPGEHFLDRLQAIPQSSPAAAKDVQSATGETRKFPDILDTTKKSRDTFEETKDPDSTLPRAQSLGAGDAQRTIGESGTPTSDLRKDVLRRLQPDAQDPFQQSKLSAIDQKDLGPLSSKERDAKDALATTSEEKSISAERHREMIKSKPQGSIKVQKASSLYQKQPPVGQDNQEPAQITEAVEKANGSIPKHQQASDILYTLDEKIDTTAPANAKSRSNFGAEELYRKDTTTDQKLVPPLLSKDLTSQVQPSSESLQEAASRGDLSTDPSTIEQWQRASVPLNDATSSSGYDEIGMATIDQKLTPMSQKATPSSEGVNQMAKESGEQRVEPHVPVEAETSGVQSASPSFPGASTAHHATTDDKFSKQSIIDERVGEPTKMQASIPAHIAAPDGHSELVSIPDGQISEAAKTRHDQATLEDVHDANLPILDVAKDIFKETKLADSTPSSAKPMYTQQPGHAEVEDTRDRGTKSRETAPDQQKMVERSAGTAGEQFSDRLKAIPPSKYREGTIDDQKVAPPPLSRELTSQVQPPSEPSHEAALHGDFPSKQSTIDQWRHASAPLHDVTSGFGDDEVAMSVVDQKPTPMGQQESDEQRVGPPVPVEAETSGAQRASPSFLGAPVDDHATIGDKFAKQSIFDERAGKPIHMQISSPDAHPASELTKRAAPEGHETGDSDGQISEATKARDPATVHEDVNDVNLSTHDVGKDTFKETKVSDSTPSNAKPMYTQQPATTPSRQTQVNEARDKSMQSRETIPEQQKMVEIKTGISGEQSSDYKKAIHPSRQVAAAEDAPNGDRIQFPYIPDSSKKSRVTFEEAIDPGSTLPKAQPLDSQDSQLMKGESTMPTADQRKGWEDEKDDETIMTEEKSFSTERLREMFQESESTTPKTQQAGEKIDNSTPEHQESSGASYTSDEKLSASAPARADIRDDHSADKPYKKYTADDQKVAPSLSSKGPASQVQPLAAPFQRAVPDGDSPSKQFTIDQWQRASAPLHGESADSAPKQMHEPITAAHPASASTIRTSPDGHEAGSSKLVRTPEDRKLEAAKATQDPDAIHENVHDAAIDENTATYHASGDELITGYVHDRQAHPPASTQAQPTVETPRDYDSSQYEQKSTPSDKGSSHVAQPLSSVEPIKEDSNVSATDYANAPQMIFRQQARPSAPSTVGIPASDTQGVIGEIQEFTPDNRRTDDSEQVADVSQAIPGQEEMTSPPSATVFPTSDAQLASAEIQEVIPDDKQAVESAFGPGEVGPPEKKFAPSEDVLDTAPTHGDVHPTGSIEPDRRPLSIQGEETQEPRPRVAKDSLDTEDISTDALGNVQFLKPSTTPGALHITTGITPVDVALAEQTSSTSGQDSADPAEPAFPLGPRNKEIRDSTPSGLLISSTDPSKRDAIVAVPDQAKDLQTTPSGQDILSTQRPSGKVQETVPGDDSSNDEPLRPSSAVREGEPSKVVPASVPGKQLGSVPNEVAYDEQKFSLSGDEVPSSQASAYPAQPPSSSEARSKEIGDLAPSAQLNVTNEPKNGDDIVAAPDQAKDSETTPGQQVKLSAPSSYTQHPSGTLEEDEPADNPGEAKSSKPRSVAQEGKTSTAVPASVPDTQYGAAPNQVAVDEQKFALSGQDSAHTTLPAPAPGTQYGTELHKADDEQKFASSGQDSVHPVQPAFSTDEQAKEDTVTATDQTSTLEKIIGQKDTTPTPDKAKAPFSGTPDASRETQKSADDDRIDDKHPGQGRISRYRNVSEPPEGPTPEVHSDAVIKETTLGSSQAETSKTRPDSAPSSGDVPATNSLPETQDRQGSAYARNVPADSLQNIKSPGHLSSDQALAPIMSPSVPSVAPLGTVPSTNSVQLQWKASMASTVDLESVPDTQHGIPRGEATPAEQKFAVSDQELPHTSELPSAAKTRKEKANAAMGDQPNVPQGPETVRHQVKAPSSDARETLPKDQQPSGAALPEQITHPVLPSDLRDRPTPEVGRTVVDKETTLLSSQAQTSTSEPDSTLFSGDVSPTGSLQNQDAQPPVAIQAPATQSLQGSAPTHDDSLGKFESPRQASTDQVMAPVSDSAAPVDASQVTETGQDSAESIQPPFSSEPTEDNTVVTAADQTKDVETEIHQQAIAPAPDSAKTPFPGTQDASRKIQESTPDNGHINEPFPSQEQMLLGGSSSQPREGQITDPYGTNVNGRTGTSLSSQANSADPGSDLAPTHTDVHASVDEGPTGIYFAAPGAQKQLPAETQDVSLDSSSKTKSTGQESMAPTRDLASSPDTQLDSSRTQHEAAPAGQKFAVSDQGFSNASKSPSFAEPRKEETNAGAADQVSVPQTTAAHKIPSATSDAPQGVEPGQVSAHASEPPFSAEASNETSHAARAPESHEGTTPQVRSPVVDAKTTLPSRQVQTANAGPDSTPISGDVPDRSSLHNQEAQLSAATQVPTIQAQGSASTKNEPADSLLGDIKSRRQLPTDEVMAPITSFAAPSDSSQGTEPGTNSAQPSEEASFDFSSDEKPTTTQGDQAKTLPNVDLPTSQVAGQSESEDFRRVDSQENLKGASPNEPKTQQQLQQFNTQSFKENNEEADEPGNPQPSEQAIIDSPEGNENQAEQTKPRDTETGGPEDMEASENSNQKNSRISQVETSDHSGKEASGVQRLAENTKDAPNSTEDVPGDVEAFSKSKESSRSSEEPKVQLQSVDENGSSETGQPTEGDLPANSYQNGGRQSQAEALDKSDEQSYPGIQNKDRDSGRSNDSADPTKTGDMED; from the exons AATCCAGAGGAATCTGCCGCTACATAGCAGAAAAATATGAACACCAAGGATATCCATTCCTCCTTGGGAAGGATGCCTTGGAGAGGGCTTCGGTTGAGCAATGGCTCCACAATGAGGAGCATGCTTTCAACCCTCCAAGCCGGGCCTTGTACTGCTATTTGGCCTTTCCCCTGGATGAAGAAGATGGTGATGATATTGACATGCATACAAGAAAGCTAGAAGAAGTTCTGGAAGTTTACGAGCAAAGGCTCAGTGACAGCAGATTCCTTGCTGGAAACAAGTTCACCCTTGCTGACCTTGTTCACCTGCCAAACTCCCACTACATCACAGCATCTGACAAGTTTGTCTACCTGTATGACTCGAGGAAAAATGTGAGCAGGTGGTGGGATGAGATTTCTAATCGGAAGTCTTGGCAGCAAGTACTGAGGCATATGAAGAGGGTGGAGGAGCAGAACAGGCAAgaggaactgaagcagcagcagcagaaagaGCATCCTAGAACCTCTGGCCACCCGATCCGGATAGACTCTATAAAGCTGATCGGCACAGAACCTCGCACAATATTGGTTCCTCCTGCTGATACTGTGTCATCATCTTCCATAGCTCCTCCCCATCCTACTGATACGTTCCCCGGTGAAGCACTGGTTTCCTCTAGCCAAACCACTCCTACTGATAAAACTTCAGCTGtcctaagcaaggaaactacaATCTTTAATGCCCCTGACGAAAAACCACCAACCTCAGTTCAAAACGCTCGTACCACTTCTATAAAACATCCTATTCCTGTTCAAAGAATTAAAGATGATGCCTTCCCTACCGCTGCCAAGAAACCTCCAGTAGCCGGTACTGCCAAGTCCAGCACTAAAGATGCCTCAATCCCTGAACCCACTGCAAAAGACCTCCATACTAGACATAAGCCAAGTTCATCAAAGGATGGTTCTAATAACCTTGATGTGTTTGATTACTACCCAAGCTATACTGATGAAGAAACACCATACATTGAACCTACTCAAAGAAATTCGGATCTGTTGGATGCATTCTCTGGGTCCAACATTGCCGCTGGTCATACTAAAACCAGTTCAATATCAGCCAAAGAGCCTGACCAACCCAGTGTATCTGATTTCTACAAGAGTCACAGCAGAGCCACTGGTATTGATTCTCAGAACAAAGAATCAATTCCATATTCTGGTCGTACTGCACCAGACCTTGAACCTGCAGATACTTCTGGTAGCAAGCTCCATACAACTGGTGTTCATCGTAGGCTGCAGCCTGAGCAGTGGCATACTGCTACAGCCAAATTAAATGACCTACAGCAAGATGCTGATCAACTAATGTCTACTCAACAAGGAAAACCAAGCAAAGATGTGAAGCAGTACCCATCGCAAGATTCAGAACAAGCAATCTCACATCCTATTCCTGAAGAGCCAATGAGCATGGAATTGGTTCAAAGACGAGAAAATACAACTCAAAGACCCTATACTGACCAGAGAAGTCGAGGAATTGTGGAGGATAAAGCATCTTGTGATCAGAGAAATGCATTACTGCTCCCTTCTGCACAAGAGCATGCTGCAACTCCATCATGGCAAGAAGCAGCTAAAGATGCTCGAGGCAGAATTCCATGGCAAGCTGGATATCCAGGCGGTCAAGATACCAACAAGCAACCTAGAGACCCTGCTTCTGTACCAAGGCAAAGAGCAGCTCAAGATGCTAGAGGTACATTTGGTGAATCAAAGGCTGCGGACTCCACTATACCCAGTGAAAATTTTCCAGATGCTTCTGGATCTTCTCTCCCAAGGCAAGATTTAGATGCTGCTCACCACACTACAGCACCATTTCAAAAGAGATATCCTGGAACTGAAGATACCTCCAAGCAAGCTAAAGACAAAATTTCTACTCCATGGCCAATGACTGACAAAGATGCTGAAGATACCACTGAAGAAACACAAATTTCTGACTCTTCATTATCCCAAGTGCGACCTTCGTATTTTCAGAAAGCTGATGCTCCTCCATGGAAGCAAGAAACAACTGAAGATCGTCATAGTGGAACTTCATCAATCCAAGAAAAACATGCTAATGTCAAAGACAGCACTGGAATATCTAGGGATGTTGCTTTCAAGCCAAATCAAACGATTggtcaagatgatcaagacacCTTCAATGAAACAAAGTCTGGTGGCCCCTCATTGCTTAGGGACCAACAAACAGACACTTGGCAAGCTGCATCTACTTTATCAGAGAAAGAAGTAAACCAAGATGGTCGTAGTGTGGCTCCACCATGGCAAACAGGATATCCAAGTTCAACTCCTCCATCCAAAACAAGATACCAAATTGCTAAGGATGTCAGCAAGCAACCAACAGGGACTGCTCCAACACCTAAGAAGAAAGCAGCCCAAGATGATAAAGGAACCTCTGAAGAATCAAATACTGCTGATGAAATAGCATCAACCGATCAGCCTTTAAGTGCCTGGAGAGCTCCTATTTCTCCACGAAGACAAGAGGTGGAGAATTCTTCTAGGATGAATACACCATTCCAAAAGAGATATCCTGGTGATCAAGACAGCATGCAAGTTGCCCACAATGCTTCTGCATCATGGCAAATTGCACCTGATGGTCGTAAAGATATCTTTGAAGAAACAAAACCTGCTGACTCTAGAACAAGTGCAAAACCTGTGTACACACAacaagctcctcctcctcttccaagACAAACAGAAGCTGAAGATGGTCAGGGCAAAGGCAGACAAAGTAGAGTAACCATTCCTGAACCACAGGAAATGGTAGCAAGAAATGCTCAAGTCACACATGGAGAAAGGAAGACCACTACACCTGGAGAGCATTTTTTAGATCGTCTGCAAGCTATTCCACAATCAAGTCCGGCAGCAGCAAAAGATGTCCAGAGTGCAACTGGTGAGACAAGAAAATTTCCAGATATTCTTGACACTACCAAGAAATCTAGAGACACCTTTGAAGAAACCAAAGATCCTGACTCTACATTACCCAGAGCACAATCTTTGGGTGCTGGAGATGCTCAACGCACCATTGGAGAATCTGGAACACCAACTTCTGATCTAAGGAAGGATGTTTTAAGACGACTCCAGCCAGATGCTCAAGATCCATTTCAGCAATCAAAATTATCAGCTATTGATCAGAAAGACTTGGGTCCATTATCATCGAAGGAAAGAGATGCAAAAGATGCTCTGGCCACCACGAGTGAAGAAAAATCAATCTCAGCTGAGAGGCATAGGGAGATGATCAAAAGCAAACCCCAGGGCTCCATTAAGGTACAAAAAGCATCATCTCTTTACCAGAAACAGCCTCCAGTTGGACAAGACAACCAGGAACCAGCTCAAATCACTGAAGCTGTTGAGAAAGCAAATGGTTCCATACCAAAGCATCAACAAGCTTCTGATATTCTGTATACTTTGGATGAGAAAATAGATACTACAGCACCAGCCAATGCAAAATCTCGTTCCAACTTCGGTGCAGAAGAGCTGTACAGAAAAGATACTACCACAGATCAGAAATTGGTGCCACCTCTGTTGAGCAAAGATCTAACTTCCCAGGTGCAACCTTCCTCTGAATCATTACAAGAAGCAGCTTCCCGTGGCGATCTGTCTACCGATCCATCCACCATTGAACAATGGCAGCGTGCATCTGTGCCATTAAATGATGCAACTTCTAGTTCTGGTTATGATGAGATTGGCATGGCTACCATTGATCAGAAGCTAACACCAATGAGCCAAAAAGCTACTCCCAGTTCCGAGGGTGTCAACCAGATGGCCAAAGAATCCGGCGAGCAGAGAGTGGAACCCCATGTACCAGTAGAAGCAGAAACATCTGGTGTTCAAAGTGCTTCACCATCATTCCCAGGAGCTTCCACAGCACATCATGCCACTACTGATGATAAGTTTTCTAAGCAGTCAATTATTGATGAAAGAGTTGGAGAACCAACAAAAATGCAAGCATCTATTCCAGCACATATAGCAGCTCCTGATGGTCATTCAGAGCTTGTCAGCATACCTGATGGGCAAATATCAGAGGCTGCAAAAACTAGACATGATCAAGCCACACTCGAAGATGTTCATGATGCCAATTTGCCAATTCTTGATGTTGCTAAAGATATCTTCAAAGAAACAAAGCTTGCTGACTCTACACCATCTAGTGCAAAACCTATGTACACTCAACAACCAGGGCATGCAGAAGTAGAAGACACCAGGGACAGAGGGACAAAAAGTAGAGAAACTGCTCCTGACCAACAAAAGATGGTGGAAAGAAGTGCAGGTACAGCTGGAGAGCAATTTTCAGATCGTCTGAAAGCAATTCCTCCATCAAAATATAGAGAAGGTACTATAGATGACCAGAAAGTGGCACCACCTCCTTTAAGCAGAGAACTAACTTCCCAAGTCCAACCTCCCTCCGAACCATCACATGAGGCAGCTCTCCATGGAGATTTTCCTAGCAAACAATCCACCATTGATCAATGGCGACATGCATCTGCTCCATTGCATGATGTGACTTCTGGTTTTGGTGATGATGAGGTAGCCATGTCCGTCGTTGATCAGAAGCCAACACCAATGGGACAGCAAGAATCTGATGAGCAAAGAGTGGGACCACCTGTACCAGTAGAAGCAGAAACATCTGGTGCTCAACGTGCTTCACCATCATTTCTAGGAGCACCTGTGGATGATCATGCCACTATTGGTGATAAGTTTGCCAAGCAGTCAATTTTTGATGAAAGAGCTGGTAAACCAATACATATGCAAATATCAAGTCCAGATGCTCATCCTGCTTCGGAACTTACTAAGAGAGCAGCTCCTGAAGGTCATGAAACTGGTGATTCTGATGGCCAAATATCAGAAGCAACAAAAGCTAGAGATCCAGCCACAGTCCATGAAGATGTTAATGATGTCAATTTGTCAACTCATGACGTGGGTAAAGATACCTTCAAGGAAACTAAGGTTTCTGACTCTACACCATCCAATGCCAAACCTATGTACACTCAGCAACCTGCTACTACTCCATCAAGACAAACACAAGTTAATGAAGCTAGGGACAAAAGCATGCAAAGTAGAGAAACTATTCCTGAACAACAAAAAATGGTGGAAATAAAGACAGGCATATCTGGAGAGCAGTCATCAGATTATAAGAAAGCAATTCATCCATCAAGACAGGTAGCAGCAGCTGAGGATGCTCCAAATGGTGATAGAATACAGTTTCCATACATTCCTGACAGTTCCAAGAAGTCTAGAGTCACCTTTGAAGAAGCTATTGATCCTGGCTCTACATTACCCAAAGCACAACCTTTGGATTCCCAAGATTCTCAGCTCATGAAAGGAGAATCTACAATGCCAACTGCTGACCAAAGGAAGGGCTGGGAGGATGAAAAAGATGATGAAACAATCATGACTGAAGAAAAGTCATTCTCAACAGAGCGCCTTAGGGAGATGTTCCAGGAAAGTGAATCCACAACACCCAAGACACAGCAAGCTGGTGAGAAAATAGATAATTCTACACCAGAGCATCAAGAATCTTCTGGTGCTTCATACACTTCTGATGAGAAATTAAGTGCTTCTGCACCAGCCAGAGCAGATATTCGTGATGATCACAGTGCAGACAAGCCTTATAAAAAATACACTGCCGATGATCAGAAAGTGGCTCCATCTCTATCAAGCAAAGGACCAGCATCCCAAGTGCAACCTCTCGCTGCACCATTTCAAAGAGCAGTCCCTGATGGAGATTCTCCTAGCAAACAATTCACCATTGATCAATGGCAACGTGCGTCTGCTCCATTACATGGTGAAAGTGCTGATTCTGCTCCAAAACAGATGCACGAACCAATTACTGCTGCTCATCCTGCTTCAGCATCTACCATCAGAACAAGTCCTGATGGTCATGAAGCAGGTAGTTCAAAGCTTGTCAGGACACCTGAGGACCGAAAATTAGAGGCTGCAAAAGCTACACAAGATCCAGACGCAATCCATGAAAATGTTCATGATGCGGCTATTGATGAAAATACAGCAACATATCATGCTAGTGGTGATGAGCTCATCACAGGATATGTACATGATCGACAGGCACATCCACCTGCATCAACTCAAGCACAGCCAACTGTTGAAACTCCTCGTGACTATGATTCATCCCAATATGAACAGAAATCCACTCCATCAG ATAAAGGATCATCTCATGTTGCACAACCTCTTTCCTCTGTTGAACCAATAAAGGAAGACAGTAATGTTTCTGCAACTGATTACGCTAATGCGCCGCAAATGATTTTTCGGCAACAAGCCAGACCATCTGCACCAAGTACAGTAGGAATTCCAGCCTCAGATACCCAGGGTGTTATAGGGGAAATCCAGGAGTTTACTCCTGATAACCGCCGCACTGATGATTCAGAACAGGTTGCAGATGTATCACAAGCAATCCCTGGTCAAGAAGAAATGACATCTCCGCCAAGCGCAACAGTTTTCCCAACCTCAGATGCACAGCTTGCCTCAGCAGAAATTCAGGAAGTCATTCCTGATGATAAACAGGCTGTTGAGTCTGCTTTTGGACCAGGTGAAGTAGGTCCTCCTGAAAAGAAATTTGCTCCATCAG AAGATGTGCTTGATACTGCGCCTACCCATGGCGACGTTCACCCTACTGGTAGCATTGAACCAGACAGAAGACCTTTATCAATTCAAGGGGAAGAAACTCAAGAACCACGACCTCGTGTGGCTAAAGACTCCCTAGACACTGAAGATATATCTACTGATGCGTTAGGAAATGTTCAATTCTTGAAACCATCAACAACTCCAGGTGCTCTTCATATCACAACTGGTATTACACCTGTTGATGTAGCTTTGGCTGAACAGACATCTTCCACATCAG GTCAAGATTCTGCGGATCCTGCAGAACCAGCCTTCCCTCTTGGTCCAAGGAACAAAGAAATTAGAGATTCAACTCCTTCAGGACTACTTATTTCCTCTACCGACCCAAGTAAAAGAGATGCTATTGTTGCTGTACCTGATCAAGCCAAGGACTTGCAAACAACTCCCAGTGGACAGGACATATTGTCCACCCAGCGTCCTTCAGGGAAGGTTCAGGAAACTGTACCTGGTGATGACTCAAGCAACGATGAGCCATTGAGACCATCCTCTGCTGTTCGAGAAGGCGAACCCTCCAAAGTGGTCCCAGCATCAGTTCCAGGCAAGCAACTTGGTAGTGTACCGAATGAAGTAGCCTATGATGAACAAAAGTTTTCTCTGTCAGGTGATGAAGTTCCTTCAA GTCAAGCTTCTGCTTATCCGGCACAGCCTCCTTCCTCTTCTGAGGCAAGGAGCAAAGAGATTGGAGATTTAGCTCCTTCCGCACAACTAAATGTCACTAACGAGCCAAAAAATGGAGATGATATTGTTGCTGCACCTGATCAAGCCAAGGACTCCGAAACAACTCCTGGACAACAAGTCAAATTATCTGCACCATCCTCTTATACCCAGCATCCTTCAGGGACACTTGAGGAAGATGAACCTGCTGATAATCCAGGTGAGGCAAAGTCTTCCAAACCACGCTCTGTTGCTCAAGAAGGCAAGACATCTACAGCAGTCCCAGCATCAGTTCCAGACACACAATATGGTGCTGCACCAAATCAAGTAGCAGTTGATGAGCAAAAGTTTGCTCTGTCAG GCCAAGATTCTGCCCATACAACAttaccagctccagctccaggtaCACAATATGGTACAGAACTACATAAAGCAGATGATGAACAAAAGTTTGCTTCATCAG GTCAAGATTCTGTTCATCCTGTACAGCCAGCTTTCTCTACTgatgaacaagcaaaagaagacaCTGTTACTGCAACAGATCAAACCAGCACACTGGAAAAAATAATTGGTCAAAAAGATACGACTCCTACTCCAGACAAAGCAAAAGCTCCCTTCTCGGGTACTCCTGATGCTTCAAGGGAAACTCAGAAAAGTGCTGATGATGATCGCATTGATGACAAACATCCAGGCCAGGGGCGAATTTCTCGTTATAGAAATGTTTCTGAGCCACCCGAAGGACCTACCCCTGAAGTGCACAGTGATGCTGTCATTAAGGAGACGACACTTGGATCTAGTCAAGCAGAAACTTCAAAGACTAGACCTGATTCAGCACCAAGCAGCGGTGATGTGCCAGCAACAAATTCTTTGCCAGAAACACAGGATCGGCAGGGCTCTGCATATGCCCGGAATGTACCCGCTGATTCCTTACAAAATATCAAGTCACCAGGACACCTCTCATCTGATCAGGCATTGGCACCTATAATGAGCCCATCTGTACCTTCAGTTGCTCCCCTGGGTACTGTACCAA GTACAAATTCAGTCCAGCTACAATGGAAAGCTTCTATGGCATCTACAGTGGACCTAGAATCTGTTCCAGACACCCAGCATGGTATCCCACGAGGGGAAGCCACCCCAGCTGAACAGAAATTTGCTGTATCTG ATCAAGAGCTGCCACATACTTCAGAACTGCCTTCTGCTGCTAAAACAAGGAAAGAAAAGGCAAATGCTGCTATGGGTGATCAGCCAAATGTACCACAAGGTCCAGAAACTGTTCGACATCAAGTCAAGGCACCATCATCAGATGCAAGAGAAACTTTACCGAAAGATCAGCAACCCTCTGGTGCTGCGCTTCCTGAACAAATTACTCATCCTGTACTTCCTTCTGACTTACGTGACCGACCTACTCCTGAAGTGGGCCGTACTGTTGTTGATAAGGAGACAACTCTTCTGTCAAGCCAAGCACAAACTTCAACCTCTGAGCCTGACTCAACACTGTTCAGTGGTGATGTATCGCCCACAGGTTCTCTACAGAATCAAGATGCGCAACCTCCTGTAGCAATTCAAGCACCAGCTACTCAGTCTCTACAAGGTTCTGCACCTACTCATGATGATTCATTAGGAAAATtcgagtcaccaagacaagcCTCGACTGATCAAGTCATGGCACCTGTGAGTGACTCAGCGGCACCTGTGGATGCTTCACAAGTTACTGAAACAG GTCAAGATTCTGCTGAGTCTATACAACCCCCTTTCTCTTCTGAGCCAACAGAAGACAACACTGTTGTTACTGCAGCTGATCAAACCAAGGATGTGGAGACAGAAATTCACCAACAAGCCATAGCACCTGCTCCTGACTCAGCTAAAACTCCATTCCCAGGAACTCAGGATGCATCAAGGAAAATTCAAGAAAGTACTCCTGATAATGGTCACATCAATGAACCTTTTCCAAGCCAAGAGCAAATGCTTCTTGGGGGGAGCAGTTCTCAACCGCGTGAAGGACAGATTACTGATCCATATGGAACCAATGTTAATGGAAGGACTGGCACATCTTTATCTAGCCAAGCAAATAGTGCAGACCCTGGGTCTGATTTGGCACCTACCCACACTGATGTTCACGCTTCAGTTGATGAAGGACCAACTGGAATTTATTTTGCTGCGCCTGGAGCACAGAAGCAGCTACCTGCGGAAACACAAGATGTATCCCTTGATTCCTCCAGTAAAACTAAATCAACTGGTCAAGAATCCATGGCACCGACAAGGGACCTTGCATCTTCTCCGGACACTCAGCTTGATTCCTCACGAACACAACACGAAGCTGCCCCAGCTGGACAAAAATTTGCTGTATCAG ATCAAGGATTTTCCAATGCTTCAAAATCACCTTCCTTTGCTGAACCAAGGAAAGAAGAGACAAATGCTGGCGCTGCTGATCAAGTAAGTGTACCACAGACAACTGCTGCCCATAAGATCCCAAGTGCAACATCAGATGCTCCACAAGGTGTTGAACCAG GTCAGGTATCTGCTCATGCTTCAGAACCACCTTTCTCTGCTGAAGCAAGTAACGAGACCTCTcatgctgctcgtgctcctgaatcaCACGAAGGGACTACCCCTCAAGTGCGTAGTCCTGTGGTTGATGCAAAGACAACACTTCCATCTAGGCAAGTGCAAACTGCAAATGCTGGACCTGATTCAACACCAATCAGTGGTGATGTGCCAGACAGAAGTTCTCTACACAATCAAGAGGCACAACTTTCTGCAGCAACTCAAGTGCCAACTATTCAGGCTCAAGGTTCTGCGTCCACCAAGAATGAACCTGCTGATTCCTTATTAGGAGATATCAAGTCACGGAGACAACTGCCAACTGATGAAGTTATGGCGCCTATAACAAGCTTCGCAGCACCTTCAGATTCTTCACAAGGCACTGAACCAG GTACAAATTCAGCTCAGCCTTCAGAAGAAGCTTCATTTGATTTTTCGAGTGATGAGAAACCCACTACGACTCAAGGTGATCAAGCTAAAACCCTACCAAATGTTGATCTACCAACCAGTCAAGTAGCTGGGCAATCTGAAAGTGAAGACTTCAGAAGAGTGGACTCCCAAGAGAACTTGAAAGGGGCATCACCCAATGAACCCAAGACGCAACAGCAACTTCAGCAGTTCAACACTCAATCATTTAAAGAGAACAACGAAGAAGCTGACGAACCAGGGAACCCACAACCGAGTGAGCAAGCTATTATTGACTCACCAGAGGGCAATGAGAACCAAGCTGAACAAACTAAACCACGTGACACTGAAACTGGTGGGCCAGAAGACATGGAGGCCTCAGAAAATAGCAATCAGAAGAACAGCAGAATATCTCAAGTGGAAACTTCAGATCATTCAGGAAAAGAAGCCTCAGGAGTTCAGCGGCTGGCTGAGAACACAAAAGATGCTCCCAACTCAACCGAGGATGTACCAGGTGATGTCGAAGCATTTAGTAAATCCAAGGAAAGCTCAAGGTCTTCTGAAGAACCCAAGGTGCAGCTACAGTCTGTTGACGAGAATGGTAGCTCAGAAACCGGGCAACCTACAGAAGGAGACCTTCCAGCAAATAGCTACCAGAACGGCGGTAGACAATCTCAGGCAGAGGCTTTAGATAAATCTGACGAACAATCTTATCCTGGTATTCAGAACAAGGACAGGGACTCGGGCAGATCGAACGACTCAGCCGATCCAACCAAGACTGGCGACATGGAAGATTAA